The sequence below is a genomic window from Pecten maximus chromosome 14, xPecMax1.1, whole genome shotgun sequence.
GTATTAGAATTTAAAATATGAATACTGCAATGTCAGTGATGAAGGAAGGATGCAATTAAATCCCAAGCaggatttttttctctcttaaaTGAACTCGTATCTGATTCAAACACTCCAACAATGTTTACTGGTCAAGTCTGTTGACGCCATGAATTCATTGGCTATAGACGGGGAACAGATCTATGCCATATTAACGATTTACTAGCAGTATTTTACTTTAAGTCAATTATGACTGGATTGCCTTAAACAAATAATGTGCCAAGGTTGGGTCTTTTAATGTATTTGCAATACCCTGCCATTGGGAGGAAATTCTATAAATCATCAATACTCAAGCGTTATAAACTTACCCAGAAATGATGCGTTGCCCCCAATCCAGAAACCTTGCAGAATCAGGATGACAAGCATTCCATTGGGGAAATTCTCCAGGCCAACCAACTCTATTACGATAGGCGAGAATAGAGTAAATAGAAAGCCCCCGACAAGTCCGTATATAATCGAAAACACGACCAGAAGATAAAAGGTGTTGAACATCGGAGAAATAGTCATCATTATACCAATGATAAATTGTGTTATAGCAACCAAATAAGTCTTCCGTATCCAGGGAAGGTCTGCAAGTAACCCGGCAACAAGCCTGCCACAGAAGTCGGACAGACTGAGAATGGACGCTATGGTAGCAACGTTCTGATCATTGATCCCGAATTCACGTGAGAACGCTGGAAGGAAGATGTGAGAGAACGCAGGCGCTAAACTACCAAACGAGTACGCCGGAAGGAAGGCTATGAAATATTTATTGCGAAAAATGTTAAAGTTGAAAATATCTCGTTCAGTTAGATACTGGCATATTCTCCAGCATCCTTCAACAGGCTCCTCTTTGTTGTCAATGTGTTGCTCCTGTTTAGAATTCATCCGCATAATATCAATATCCTGTAATGAAAGAGAAACAATATCTCCATTGCTAAGATACCGAGAGAAAGATGACAATGATAGAACGGAAGTTGATTCAGTTTCTTTGGCTGAAGGCGATGAGTTAAGGTAACCAGGGCTGTGGGAAATGCTCCTAACACGATAATTCGCTTTAGCTGTCGCAGTAGCATCTGTTGGTAAGACTGGatgtgacagtgatatatttgtattgtcAACATTTTCAGTTCTGTGTTTATCACCAAGGAGTTTTTCCTGTTGTTCCAAACGGTCGTTGTCACTTGTAGATATTTTCCTGGGTTTGCATGCCTTTCTCTTTCTGTAGAATTCAGTCGGCCGGAGAAGACATGCTGCCACCACGCATTGGAGTGATAATCCAGCGGTGATCAACAACGCCCCTCTCAGTCCGTACTCGTCAAATAAATACCGGAACAGGTACGGCAGCAGGAATCCTCCCAGTGAATTTCCGGAGGCGACTAACCCCATTGCAAGCCCCCttctttttttgaaatatttcccaAGTATAACTAAATTGGGACCATTGATGGCCGCACTCATGACGcctaaaacacaaacatttttaTCGGTGAAATATCAGTAATTATTGACTTATTAaatctaatatatacatcactgtctataagaatttatttttgaccaatcagatgaGTGTTTTCTATTCACCGAATTTAAATACGCCGATTTTTCAATTCGGATTCAAAGAACAAAGGTAGAATATGTGGCAATTTTCGCTGCATGTGATTTGGAAAATACAATgcaatttttatcaaaatatcaatttgacAACATTTATTAGAGCAAAACAACGGGAGCCATAGCCCCTATAAAGCTCACTACTACTCAAAATCGCCAAAACGACCACGAAAAtaaatcacaaaaataataGTTCAGCTAAAATATGCGCGTTTCCAAGTAACACCTGTCGTACCAAATAGTAAGTGTGTGAAGTAGAGATGTGTGATGCTGTCTGCTAAACTGCTCAAACCATAACTCAGTGCACATCCAAACGATGCCAGTATGGCGAGATGTCGAGTGTTGTATCTCTTGATGTAAATAGCTAGGATCGGTACAGCTGCGGAAAAAGACAAAAAAGATAAAAACTACATTAAGATTATCAATTGTTTTCTAAATTGATTAAATCATGGGGTTAATTAGATATACTTCATCTCTGACGAATAGTGAACATTGAAAAGAAGAATTGACTGTTGTATCTCTAGATGTAAATAGTTAGGATCGGTACAGCTGCGGGAAAAAAGACAGACTAAAAAAACTACAttgaaattattaattaattctaAATTGATTAAATAATGGGATTAATTAAACATACATCTCCGAATAAAAATCTCTGACGAATAATGAACATTATCAAATGTATCTCCGTTTCTCTTGGATATCTACGCTTCATAAATCATCTTATCGATAGAAACATAGTGCCATATAGTGGGTGAGCTAAGGAATGTTTTACTACCATCTCGAGTTACAAAGGCTCTATGGTACCAAAATGTCTGTATACATGTCAGTAATGCTAATGTGTTTATTCTACGTGTATTATGACACCATCGTGAACGTTGGACGAATTTCTAAATGGGAgcgtcacacagaccagtcacgGGCTATATCTCAAGCATGTTAATATATGCTTGTCTCTAGATCTATTGAATTATATCCTATATTGAATATATCCTAATATGTTAGACAAGCTCTGAGTAATTTCCCAtctaatgataataataataaaaaaaaaactaactaACTAACGGACAGCGATGTTGATTTCATTAgaaagttttattattttatgatcaataaatatcatttttattttttttatttttatttcaacatattaccaaatataataaatcaaataattcCTCTAACCTTACGCTTTTTTTCAGTGTTTAATTTGTTTCAACCCACCCTTGAAACCTTCATTTTGCACCTTAAGCTGTGAGATGTCTATCATACTGATTTATTAACCAGGgacatttatctatttaaaatAGTACTAAACTTGGTACCTGCTGATGGTAGTCACAGGTAAAATTTCAGCTCTTAGCTCATCCCCTAATAGTTGTATAATATTACACTAGTGGAATTAGCAAAAAACATATTCAATTGACAAACGATAAGTATTTATAAAAGGTGCTATGTCGCCATTGTACAATGGAACGGAGAACTATATTTTAATCGAAAGCTTGATACAGTGTATACGCAACAGTAATTGAGTTTATAAAAGTTCACAGTGTCCACTTACATGCTCCACAATAAGCGATAGTTTGAAGTGTGGTGATGAGTGTGGTAGCCGATACAGACGCCTTGAATGTCTTAAGGAACTCTATAAAGAATATGCCGTAAGATTTGGCGATACCAATCACGACAAAGGCGATGAACCAGCACGCTACAAAACACAAtgcaatatcattatttaccaAAGGTATTCTGGGTAGGTGGTAATATTCGCgggggatttaatttcgctatgTTCACGGTCATTATATATAGCGTGAAAATAAAGACCCAGTGAATATTTACAGAAGTGTTTATTGCAGAATATTAACAAAAATTGGTGAGCGAATTTTAATACATACGAATTAGGTCTGACTGGCACTAACACGAAATAGCAACCAGTGAAATTTAACAGCTATACATTAAAACTTTAACGTACAAGTTGTATGTCTGTAGCTCAACATGATATCTGCTTATTATGTTATCTGCCTGTCTCAAAGAGAAGACGGATTTATATAAGTACGAAAGTACTTCTTTCCGAAATCTATACTGTTctatgtttgtgtaatattttatgtaaatatttgaacaataaaatactgtttaaaccaaaaCTTTAAAGCTATATCCAAATAGtgatttgttttaataataaaaaaacttgaaaaatgaaaaattattacACGCACATTATTATCTATAGGAATAGTGTGCAGAAAGTGTGATAATTAGCACAATGAAGCACaagaaataaattttgatttcaacaaatAAAGATGTTTGGATAATCACTTTTGCTGTGGTGGTTAAAGAATTATAACATAAGCACAATGAAGAATTGGCGCACCCTCATTTCCTatagaaacagtatatatagaaagtgtaattagcgcaatcatgATTTAGCGAAGATTTCCAGCGCGAAACGCGCTAAAATaggattaccgctaaaatatgtatgcTTGcagtacatgttatacaaataaGGAACGTCTTATCAATTAAAGTAAGTCATACCAATAAAGCTATcttatatcaacaaatataggttatataggtaaatgtaggtttttaaataaatatatgttatataaacacatgtaGGTTTATCAGCAAATATAGgctatataaataaatgtaggtttatcaacaaatataggctatgtaaataaatgtaggtttatcaacaaatataggctatataaatatataggctATATGTGTTGACAAACCTACAgttacctacatgtatttatatatatgtaggttacTTTCCCCAATGGTTCGTTGTCACTACTCTGGTCCTTACATAGATAATGGGGCAtaacctggatttgacctagatttaacctagatttatatggcgggtgtcgtcgatgaatcGTAAGATGTTTACCCTTCCAGACCATCCTATATTATATTCTTTGCACATTTTAAGGGGTCGTCATGTCaattcatttcaatttcaacatattttttttattgacacAGATGAAATTTTGTTAATAGGATTGGACGGCAGGCATTGCCTATAGTATATTAGTCCTCTCCTTATATAACAGATGTTAAACAAACGTGAacgtatatacatacatgaaggTGAAGATGGTGCAAcaaaaaagggagataactccttaATGGGAAGAAATTGTTTCATTATTCAAAAATGAAGTAACTcctttaaaattgattttattttatttttctattctTTTAATTGCTAAGTGTATCTATTTGGTCAAATTGAGTTTATTCCCCCAACAGTTACAGGCCTTAAAATCCATATGTATAACACATTAGCCATTCACTGTTCGGGATCAAAACCCAATTCCACCAGATAGGTACATATGTTTTGTGAGTGGGGTTACACCAGCTTTtataatttaatgtttattCAAATGTTTGCAATAGGAGTTACCTCCTATAAATGTACTTAATACAAACACAACATAATTATTAAAGAAAGAGAgagaacaataaaaaaaaatgaaaaaatatatttgatcaGGTGCAAATAAGTTTAAATAGTTACGGCTGCCCATAGCCTTCTGTATCATTGTGGTCTTCTCGGCGTTATGAAGTTTTGCATAATGAAGTATTTAAGGTTCGTtgatgtatatctaaatattgCTTATTCAGAAATTAAAGTCTTCTTGATTGTAATAAGAAATTGGATACATGTGTAAGGATATCTTTATTCTGGATGTCATTACAACTGACACAACCATTTACCGATTACACTCAGTAAAGTAGTGTGTGACAGTTTCAAAAGACTGGTTGCACTCCCACATTGGGGATTCAATTAGATGATCCTTATAACGATCATAATTAAGATTATTTGCCTTATTTCGTAATTGACAaagaataatgtttatataacgaGTACCAAGATATTTGAATACATCagttgttttggttttattATGCTGGtttgtgtttaatattttttaatatctatGATTTGAGGGGCAAGtctattcatttcatttaacatACCAGTAGGTGGAAAGAAACTTTACAGTACGGCATAAGGTGGGTGTCAAATAATATGTTTGTACGAAGAGGATAACGATCAAGAGTTTCATCATGCATATATGGTTCAATAACTTCTCTTAGGTAATCTGGGGATTCATTATTCAATATCTTGTACATTAGAGTAAGTTTATGTTTATGTCTCATATTACTCAATGTTTCCCGTCATAATTCTTCATAAAGTCTATCATGGGATGTACCTTTACGTTAACCTGTAATTAGTCGAGCTGCCTCCAGTTGAATTGATTCTAATAAAGTTTTTTGGGCTTTTGAACAATTATCCCAAACAACATCTGCGTACTCAATGATTAGTCTTATATAGGCAGTATTAATAGTAGTTATAGATTTtctatcaatttttttttcaatatcctTAATATGTTTAtccttttaaatgttttatcatatacatTAGATATATGCTTGGTTCCATTTGGCATCATCATTATTATCAGTAATTGGTTCATCATAAAAGTTAATAATAGGATGGTTTTGATCATTTTTTCTAGAGAAAATTACAGATTGTGTTTTAGCAGGATTAAATTTGATATCCCATTTAGATGCctaatttttaatatttaaatcgTCAGATAAATTTCGAGCTAATTCAATGGGGTTATTATCACTTATACCATAAAGAGAAGTATCATCTACAAATGGCTTAATTTTGTAAGTGACACaatcaacaataacattaatataaattaaaaacattactGGTCCGAGGACTGAACCTTGTGGAACTCCTGCCTGAACTGGATCAAATGTAGGGGCACAACCTTCGGCTAGTATCCTTTGCTTTCTGTCTGATAAAAAGTCTTTAAACCAGTTAAAAAGATTTCCTTTAACACCATATGATTCTTATTTGTAAAGCAGACCATCATGCCAAACCCTGTCAAAAGCCTTACTTATGTCGCAGAAAATGAATctgatttctttattttgatcCAGGCAGTTGGTATGATAGATAGACAATAATTGAATATTAACAGTAGAGTCTTTGGGTGTAAATCCAGATTGGTGTTTAGTAATAAAAAGATGTAAGGTAATTGTATaagtatttgaatatgatttttCTAACATTTTACTAAAACATGATGTAACCAAGATGGGTTTGTGATTTGGCACCTCATAAATTCAACCTTTCCCTTTATATATGGCATTGATATTAGCCGTTTTCCAGTTAAGTGGAATTGTACCCGTTTCcagtgttttattaaataaaagagTGAGAGGGAAGAATATACAAGGATGAagggtttttttaattattattttaggGATTATATCATCAGGTCCAGCAGGTTTGTTTCCATTCAAAAGGAATAGTTAATCTTTTACATTTTGTTATGTTATTATGATATTGTTAATGGAATGAGGGAAATTGTGAAAAACTTCAGGTACTGGTTCAGTGTCAGGTGATGTAGTTgatatggaaacaaaatatttattgagACACTCAGCTTTGTCAAATGGATGTTGGGCAAGGCTGTTATTGTGTGGTAGTGGCGGAATTGaggtagattttttttatttaagttttgGACATTTCGTGCAACATTCCACCATTTATTGGGAGGTATGGTTTTGTCATTCAGTGATTTTTGTAAGTTTTcaatgtatgtgttttttttatttctcgtATCTTGGTTATggtttcatttcttttatttctataattcTCCCAATGTATAGCTGAACTACTTGTTTTTGCTTTCCTATGTGCTCTATTCTTTGTCTTATATGTAGTCTGATATTGTCAGTCATCCATTTCTTACCATTTTGTCtaattataacatatctacTCAGTATACATTCATTTATTAAGTTATTTATGGTATCACATAAAGTACTACTGAACTCATTAGTATCATGAGTATTACTAAGGTTAACGCAATCTTTTTCTGCTATACATCTTCATCTTATCATAATCCGCATCTCgataattaaagattttttttacgATAAGTTTGTTTTTTAAACACTGAGTATAATATACTGAACTGGATTCAGGAATGGTCACTACATATAGGATGAAGCACAGAGGTATTTTTAATTAGATTTCTATTATAAGTGAAGACAATATCAATTGAAGTTGCTGAGGTTGGAGTAATGCGAGTAAGGTCAGTGATAAAATTTGAAAGAAGATGTCAattcatattttgtaaatatcttATGACGGTTatgttaataaaacattaagtgAACTGGTTGGTAATTGGTAAAATAAATACccaatgaatattcataaagGGTGGTTGTGCGAATCTTAATACCCGCACACTAGGTCTGAATGGCACTACCGAGAAATATAAGTCCCGTGGAATCTAATGAATATGTAACCAAATAACACAACATCAAATATAGCTTCAATTCTTATGTGACCTAACTTACATCCCAAGATGACCCAGGCCCATCCCCTATCTACGGGATGGTCCGGCTCCTCCTCTTCCTCCCTTTCCTCCTCCTCTCCATTGTTGTCTTCCATATCATTTGTTCCGTTGTTGGCGCCTGTCTTTTCATCATCCATTCGTTCGTCTGCCATTGTTACCCTCGGACTTCAGCGGCTGTCGCAATAGGGGTATCTTCTATAGGTATGATATAGTGTTTCTAGTTACGTATGTGTGTCCGAGAGATTTTAAAGGGAATCTTgacatttctataaatagatacaatgtaGAAAAATGCTTTATTCGAAATAAAGAcgaataatttaaataaatcatttaagCAATGCACTAAATCAAGTATGAATCACAGATTGTTACATTCTCCAAACAACTAATCATGAATATCCCAACACAGAGAGTGCCACATCTTTTAAATGAGGAACCATCTCACAAACTGATCACAATCTCCACAATGTACTTGGAGGTATTGAATTGAATGCATTACATATTACATTGGGTATCCAGCGGAGAAGTGGATGACCCTCTATCCATCCTACGAAACGAACGGTGTTGGCTCTATTAACTGCTTCCATTACATATTAAGATGCAAGCGGAGAATTTAAAAGGACAGAAAGAGCATGTTATTGAAAATCAAGAAAAAAGATGATTGGCCCTTTTCGATAAATCACGTCAGATGGCATCAGCTATGAGTCAGTAGAACCCCCAAACTGGattaatgtatataacactCATTATTGTATGTTTACACAGGGAGATTTCGTTAGTTTTAAAATAGGACGAAACTTTATCTTAATATGTCAATAGTGTTGTGACCTAGGTCTCACAAGACACACACCTAGGTCAAGGTGTTATCGGTCACTGTTCAACACAGACTTTTTTAGTCCGAGTTTAACGCAGAATAACGTTTCAgctaggttatatatatatatggatgtCTGTATCAAATTGCAGTGGTcagaaaaaaagagaaacaTAAGGTCGTATATGTTGTAACAGGATATAATTTTGCTGTCCTAAACGAACACATGAGAAATTTCCTTTCTACCTCTTTTTTCGGAAatcacattagtcgcctctaCAATAATTAAGTATTCAGTGAtaaacagtacattgtatataccacaaattacatcattttcaaTGAAAGATTCTAGCGAGTGTATAGAtgaaccaatatatatatatccctggCAGTAGAAACATTATAGACAAAATATTTTGGGGTGTATTTCAACGAGCTTACTTCCTAGTTTGTCtgatatagaaaatataaattatacagAGCATACGAACCTGGTAATCTGGCACGACTTCCATCAAACACCTTTGTAGATGTAAagtaatatgttatatatataagtttgtcaTACTTTACCAAATTGACGCCTACCTAAGGAGAGAAAACACGTGTTTGACACGTTGTCTATAAATATGACGATAACACAGTATCCATCAGATGTTTAAAGTAAAACTCACCCGCTGCCGGCCCAGTACGACTGATATCCGGTCCAATTGATGAACTTGCCGAGTACATCACCGTATCTACCCGGAAATCGCTGTTGTTATCGTTCTTATCATATGTAAGCTCGCGTGTCTGTGcttctgtgtgtgtgtgttcgtGTTAACTCGCGTGTCTGTGCTTCTGTGTGTGGGTGTGTTTGTGTTCGTGTAAACTCGCGTGTTTGTGCTtctgtgtgtgggtgtgtgtgtgttcgtGTAAACTCGCCTGTTTGTGAGTGTGTGTGGGTATGTGTGTGTTCGTGTAAACTCGCGTGTTTGTgtttctgtgtgtgtgtgtttgtgtaagCTCGCGTGTTTTGCTTCTatatgtgtgatggtgtgtgaTCGTGTATGATCGCGTATTTTTGATTACATGCATTAGTTTTTCTGGTGCCTGATTTGGTTGAAACATATTTTCACTATTACATTTTCGGAATGTTTTAATATAGCCAACTATATTCCATTGCATACTGGTCGTAGAGGGTGAAGAAAGAGCCTCCGAATGCAAAATCGAGACTTACTCCTCTCTTTTCTATTGACGACATTCAAGAGTATGGCAAgttcagatatcttatatagtatatatacatgtaagatatctgatatattgtgtaagtatatcaaacatcttatgtattatataaacacgagaaatatcttattacaaaatatcttatttaactTGATGAAATACACGACCGACAATGCTCCTTAGATAAAGTTTTCTGGCCACAGAAGAGATCAATATCAATCTTCTGCCATTACTGTAACCGTAACTCTTGGAGTATTCGTCTTTACTTTgctatatttgtgctttttaTTTTTCTACAGGTGTCTCCCCGTCCCGACATCTGACCGTGGCTGATGCTTGGAGTTCCTGTGACAACATAATATGCATGGGATGTATTGGTATTTGTGAGTTTGAAAGCGTAAGTGGAACCAGTCCAAAGAAAACAGTTCTCATCAAATCTTACGGTCGCTTTGGATCCAATTAATCTGgtctgttttgtcatgattcGCTTCATTTTGTTTCGTCCGATTCCAGCCCGATTTGGATTTCCTGGTGTGAATTTTCTATTTCTCGTGTTGCAGTTGATTTGATATCCAAATACCAGTTGATTATGTAATGATCTCCGTTGTTTTTGTTACCAACTGGTTTAAACCCCCGTATAATTCAGGATTCCGAGAGAAGGTTGATGAAGAATAATTCAGGATCTTGGGTAAGGAAGGTTGATTAAGGATAATTCAGGATCCTTAGAGAGGAAGGTTGATGAAGTATATGTCACCACCATGATTCCGAGAGAGGAAGGTTGATGAAGTATAAATTCAGGATTCCGAGAGAGGAAGGTTGATGAAGTATAAATCACCACCATGATTCCGAGAGAGGAAGGTTGATGAAGTATAAATTCAGGATTCCGAGAGAGGAAGGTTGATGAAGTATAAATCACCACCATGATTCCGAGAGAGGAAGGTTGATGAAGTATAAATCACCACCATGATTCCGAGAGAGGAAGGTTGATGAAGTATAAATTCAGGATTCCGAGAGAGGAAGGTTGATGAAGTATAAATTCAGGATTCTGAGAGAGGAAGGTTGATGAAGGATAAATTCAGGATTCTGAGAGAGGAAGGTTGATGAAGTGTATTTAAGGATTCCGAGAGAGGTAGGTTGATGAAGTATAAATTCAGGATACCGAGAGAGGAAGGTTGATGAAGTGTAAATCACCACCATGATTCCGGGAGAGGAAGGTTGATGAAATATAATTCAGGATTCCGAGAGAGGAAGGTTGATGAAGTATAAATTCAGGATTCCGAGAGAGAAAGGTTGATGAAGTATAAATTCAGGATTCCGAGAGAGGAAGgttgatgaaatataaatcACCACCATGATTCCGAGAGAGGAAGGTTGATGAAATATAATTCAGGATTCCGAGAGAGGAAGGTTGATGAAGTATAAATTCAGGATTCCGAGAGAGGAAGGTTGATGAAGTATAAATTCAGGATTCCGAGAGAGGAAGGTTGATGAAGTATAATTCAGGATTCCGAGAGAGGAAGGTTGATGAAGTATAAATTCAGGATTCCGAGAGAGGAAGGTTGATGAAGTATAAATTCAGGATTCCGAGAGAGGAAGGTTGATGAAGTATAAATTCGGGATTCCGAGAGAGGAAGGTTGATGAAGTATAAATCACCACCATGATTCCGAGAGAGGAAGGTTGATGAAGTATAAATCACCACCATGATTCCGAGAGAGGAAGGTTGATGAAGTATAAATTCAGGATTCCGAGAGAGGAAGGTTGATGAAGTATAAATTCAGGATTCCGAGAGAGGAAGGTTGATGAAGGATAAATTCAGGATTCTGAGAGAGGAAGGTTGATGA
It includes:
- the LOC117342919 gene encoding monocarboxylate transporter 9-like yields the protein MADERMDDEKTGANNGTNDMEDNNGEEEEREEEEEPDHPVDRGWAWVILGSCWFIAFVVIGIAKSYGIFFIEFLKTFKASVSATTLITTLQTIAYCGASVPILAIYIKRYNTRHLAILASFGCALSYGLSSLADSITHLYFTHLLFGVMSAAINGPNLVILGKYFKKRRGLAMGLVASGNSLGGFLLPYLFRYLFDEYGLRGALLITAGLSLQCVVAACLLRPTEFYRKRKACKPRKISTSDNDRLEQQEKLLGDKHRTENVDNTNISLSHPVLPTDATATAKANYRVRSISHSPGYLNSSPSAKETESTSVLSLSSFSRYLSNGDIVSLSLQDIDIMRMNSKQEQHIDNKEEPVEGCWRICQYLTERDIFNFNIFRNKYFIAFLPAYSFGSLAPAFSHIFLPAFSREFGINDQNVATIASILSLSDFCGRLVAGLLADLPWIRKTYLVAITQFIIGIMMTISPMFNTFYLLVVFSIIYGLVGGFLFTLFSPIVIELVGLENFPNGMLVILILQGFWIGGNASFLGYLRDLTGSYNVTLQFMGASSFAAAVIFTTVEVIRKLTSSKDQKNPA